One window from the genome of Sulfodiicoccus acidiphilus encodes:
- a CDS encoding enoyl-CoA hydratase/isomerase family protein translates to MESKNLEVSKQDGKLVVTFNRPNKLNAWSEQLVDELTTLLEEASFDNEIKVIVLTGKGKAFSAGGDLDEFLASTPQQVEKYNRKVIDLFRLMEKMRKPIIAAVNGYCNLETIQAVDYVLASTTAKFGLPEINVAISPGAGILVRLPRLVGHLKTKEIALFGEWIDAETAVKMGLVNRVVSPEELMRVADELATKLASKAPLTLGAIKAVINNSQGMGKDEAMEYQLKENSSLFNTEDLREGIKAFLEKRKPVYKGK, encoded by the coding sequence ATGGAATCTAAGAACCTAGAGGTTTCGAAACAGGATGGGAAACTCGTCGTGACCTTCAACAGGCCCAACAAGTTGAACGCTTGGAGTGAACAATTGGTAGACGAACTGACTACCCTCCTGGAGGAAGCTTCTTTCGACAACGAAATTAAGGTTATTGTATTGACAGGGAAGGGGAAGGCATTCAGCGCAGGAGGGGACCTCGACGAGTTCCTAGCGTCCACTCCTCAACAGGTAGAGAAGTACAACAGGAAGGTCATTGATCTCTTCAGACTGATGGAGAAAATGAGGAAACCAATCATCGCTGCTGTGAATGGTTACTGTAACTTGGAGACTATACAAGCGGTAGATTACGTGTTGGCCTCTACAACTGCTAAGTTCGGACTTCCTGAAATAAACGTGGCGATCAGCCCAGGCGCAGGGATTCTGGTTCGCCTACCTAGGTTGGTGGGACACCTTAAGACCAAGGAAATAGCGCTATTTGGGGAGTGGATTGACGCTGAAACTGCTGTTAAGATGGGCCTAGTCAATCGGGTCGTTTCCCCAGAGGAATTGATGAGGGTTGCTGACGAACTCGCCACTAAGCTGGCCTCCAAAGCCCCCCTCACTTTAGGGGCGATAAAGGCAGTTATAAATAATTCACAGGGTATGGGAAAGGACGAGGCAATGGAGTACCAGCTGAAGGAGAATTCCTCTCTCTTCAATACCGAGGACCTAAGGGAGGGAATCAAGGCTTTTCTAGAAAAAAGGAAACCCGTCTACAAGGGAAAGTGA
- a CDS encoding acyl-CoA dehydrogenase family protein — MGLDFLTLNNVELNGVEVEKTETVGEIGNAWRSLIGAFNVDRLALAGMLVGSGRRALWLAVQHAKERRTFGRVLGSNQAIQFPLARAHVKLDAAEALVFRSLNEGDPGSIEFGLAAIESLYQSVEASSEAVDVALQTLGGQGYVEGPIEMLYRDVRYYKLGPISEEMSLSAIAERTLGLPRSF, encoded by the coding sequence ATGGGCCTAGACTTCTTAACCTTGAATAACGTTGAGTTAAACGGCGTTGAGGTAGAGAAGACGGAAACTGTGGGTGAAATCGGCAACGCGTGGAGGAGTCTGATAGGAGCCTTTAACGTAGACAGGCTGGCCTTGGCGGGAATGTTGGTAGGTTCTGGGAGGAGGGCGTTATGGTTGGCGGTTCAACACGCGAAGGAGAGAAGGACCTTTGGGAGAGTTCTAGGTTCGAACCAAGCAATCCAGTTTCCATTGGCTAGGGCCCACGTGAAGCTGGACGCTGCGGAGGCCCTCGTTTTCAGGTCGCTCAATGAAGGGGATCCCGGTTCCATAGAATTTGGGCTTGCTGCCATAGAGTCCCTCTATCAGTCGGTTGAGGCCTCGAGCGAGGCAGTAGACGTGGCGCTCCAAACTCTGGGTGGGCAAGGATACGTAGAAGGTCCCATAGAGATGCTCTACAGGGATGTGAGGTACTATAAACTAGGTCCCATATCGGAGGAGATGAGTCTTTCCGCCATAGCGGAGAGGACCCTCGGGCTTCCAAGATCCTTCTAA
- a CDS encoding acyl-CoA dehydrogenase family protein translates to MKKETLELITDAVGSFDLDYFALNHARFPEEMWWTLGKRRLFGLLIPEEKGGLGLGVGDFVKSCIEMSERVLTFTYLFIAQNLIALLLYSSYRGSREELLEDVITGRRRVSMALYERGQE, encoded by the coding sequence TTGAAGAAGGAAACTCTCGAGTTAATAACGGATGCTGTGGGATCCTTCGACCTAGATTACTTCGCCCTTAACCACGCGAGATTTCCGGAAGAAATGTGGTGGACTCTAGGGAAGAGGAGGCTCTTTGGTTTGTTGATCCCAGAAGAAAAGGGTGGATTGGGGTTAGGCGTAGGTGACTTCGTCAAGAGCTGCATCGAGATGTCGGAGAGAGTTCTCACTTTCACTTACCTTTTCATCGCCCAGAACCTCATTGCGTTACTTCTCTACTCGTCTTATCGAGGTAGTCGAGAAGAACTGCTAGAGGATGTGATAACTGGAAGGAGAAGGGTCAGTATGGCCCTGTACGAGAGGGGGCAGGAGTAG
- a CDS encoding acetyl-coenzyme A synthetase N-terminal domain-containing protein, producing the protein MSEEKQTPLWVPGDKRKEESNLSRFMKWLREGGREFVDYDELWEWSVRDADEFWRKLWQFFDIRCSRRYDIVSSGEMPRTRWFIGAKLNFAENLLSSQSTQEEAVVALSESRKDRKLSWGS; encoded by the coding sequence ATGAGTGAAGAGAAACAGACTCCACTCTGGGTACCTGGCGATAAGAGGAAGGAGGAAAGCAACTTGTCTCGATTTATGAAGTGGTTGAGAGAGGGTGGCCGAGAGTTCGTAGACTACGACGAACTGTGGGAGTGGTCTGTAAGGGACGCCGATGAGTTTTGGAGGAAGTTGTGGCAATTCTTCGACATTAGATGTTCTAGACGGTACGACATCGTGAGCAGCGGCGAGATGCCAAGGACTAGGTGGTTCATTGGGGCCAAACTGAACTTCGCCGAAAACCTGTTGTCCTCCCAGTCTACTCAGGAGGAAGCGGTGGTGGCCCTGTCCGAGTCCAGGAAAGACAGGAAGCTGAGCTGGGGGAGTTAA